Proteins encoded together in one Manis pentadactyla isolate mManPen7 chromosome 6, mManPen7.hap1, whole genome shotgun sequence window:
- the PTMA gene encoding prothymosin alpha isoform X2 produces MSDAAVDTSSEITTKDLKEKKEVVEEAENGRDAPANGNANEENGEQEADNEVDEEEEEGGEEEEEEEEGDGEEEDGDEDEEAEAATGKRAAEDDEDDDVDTKKQKTDEDD; encoded by the exons ATGTCAGACGCGGCCGTGGACACCAGCTCCGAGATTACCACCAAG GACttgaaagagaagaaggaagttGTGGAGGAGGCAGAGAATGGGAGAGACGCACCTGCTAATGGGAATGCT AATGAGGAAAATGGGGAGCAGGAGGCTGACAATGAGGTagatgaagaagaagaagaaggcggggaggaggaggaggaggaggaggaaggtgaTG GTGAGGAAGAGGATGGAGATGAAGATGAGGAGGCTGAGGCAGCAACAGGCAAACGGGCAGCTGAAGACGACGAG GATGATGATGTTGACACCAAGAAGCAGAAGACTGATGAGGATGACTAG
- the PTMA gene encoding prothymosin alpha isoform X1, translating into MSDAAVDTSSEITTKDLKEKKEVVEEAENGRDAPANGNAENEENGEQEADNEVDEEEEEGGEEEEEEEEGDGEEEDGDEDEEAEAATGKRAAEDDEDDDVDTKKQKTDEDD; encoded by the exons ATGTCAGACGCGGCCGTGGACACCAGCTCCGAGATTACCACCAAG GACttgaaagagaagaaggaagttGTGGAGGAGGCAGAGAATGGGAGAGACGCACCTGCTAATGGGAATGCT GAGAATGAGGAAAATGGGGAGCAGGAGGCTGACAATGAGGTagatgaagaagaagaagaaggcggggaggaggaggaggaggaggaggaaggtgaTG GTGAGGAAGAGGATGGAGATGAAGATGAGGAGGCTGAGGCAGCAACAGGCAAACGGGCAGCTGAAGACGACGAG GATGATGATGTTGACACCAAGAAGCAGAAGACTGATGAGGATGACTAG